AGTCCCTGGGGGCCCCCTGCCGTGTGCCAGGAGCGCAGGGTAGACCTTTCCCAAGCACTGCTGCATCTGAGAGGTTAAAACGCTTGCTCACCGAGACCCTCCCTCCTCTCTGGAGGGCACTGCCAGGCGGGAGCAGGGAAGGGTGGGCTCTGGAGGTGGGGGCAGTAGGGGCTGCGACCCAGGGGTGCGGTGGATGCGATGCCGGGCCCCTCCCACAACTTGGAGGCCCCCAGAGGCGCACCTGAAACATGGAGGGTCCTGCAGAATCTGCCCGGCGAGCGCCGGCCCTGGAGGCGGCCTCGAGAGCTCCTGCCCGCCACACTCCAGATGCGCCCTCCCTGGCCCGGCCCGGGTTCCTCCTGGGCGTGCACGTGAGGGGAAGCGCTTGCCTTCAGCCTTTGGCAGTGAAGACGGGGGGGGACCCCAGTTCTGGCTGCCTCCTCACTCCTTTGTGCCTCGGTTTATCCTCTGGTGAAGCAGACGCTGCAGTCTGTAGGCAGCTCTGTGGGGGTCCGTGTGCCCCTCTGCACGGGCTACAGTCTTCCTAGGGAGCCGTTCGGTTTTCTGGTCCCCATTCAATCCAACTGGGGATCCCACGGTTCCTGCACTGGCCGCAGAGGAGCCACAGGGTGCAGCTGGGTGCCTCTGGGGCCCTGCACAGCCCCACAGCCAGTCTCTTCCCCCACAGTTCCGAAAGGATATGGCCTCCCAGAAGAAGGACATACACAGACTGTCATTCTCCGCTCTTCGAATGCAGAACCGCGACAAGCTGTTCAAAGTCTCTGTCCCCCACGTCCTGGAACTGCGGAAGCGGGAGCTGAACCCCAGGTGGGTCCAGGAGGGGCTGCCCCACCTGCTTCCCTCCAGGCCCCTCTGGTGGGACCCACTGTGGCCTCTGTGGAGAGTCCCCTCCCCCCACAGACTGCCCAGAATGACCCATGTGGCTGGAAGGACTGACGGCTTCAGACACAGCTGGATCCAGGTGCTGCCTTCCTGGGACCTGCCCACCCCATTCCCCCAGGCCTGACACCCCTGCCCATAGCCTCACTCCACGGGTGGGAAGCGAAGCCACCGCCCCCCACTCAGCCCCCTTGGGTGCAGAATGAGCCCTGGGAAAGCTCTGATGGGCGCCTGTGGCCCCAGAAAGGAACATGGCTGTCTATCCAGGGCCCAAAGGCACCTGCCCCAAACCCCAGCCCCCAGCCACCAGCTGACGAGGACCTGAAGTGAGTGACAAGGCCCCCACAGGAGCCAGCTTGTCAGACACAACTGCGACAGCCACAGCCTGGAACCCCGGGACCCTGAGGCAGAGCCACAGGGGTCCGGCCTAGGCCgatggtgggtggggggaggcgGGAGTGCACACCTCCGACTTCCTTTCAGTTCCGACGAGTACCAGGCCGCCCGAGCCACCCTGGTCAGAGCGTTCCAGGCGAAGTTCGACACATTTGTAGTTCCCTGTGTCGTTGCCAGCGGTGACATCAAAGACAGGAAAGGGCCAGAACCGCCAAGCTTCAGGTGCGAGGCGCCGTGGCCAGAATGGGGCGTGGTCAGCCGCAAACGCGCCGTCCTCTGCTACTGCCCAACCCTGGGGCCTGGGCGGGCAGGGGGCCACCCACCCTGCCCTCAGCATGCCCTTCCCGTCCCAGCCCCCACAACACCCTGTACCTGGAGCTGTGGTGCCCGACGGTGGCGCCGTCTGTTGTGGTGACGTCCCACAAAGGCAAGACCATCTTTAACTTCGGCGACGTCGCCGTGGGTGAGACGCTCAGCCCCACGCACACCTCCACCTGGTGCCCAGGCACACCCacgcctcccccagccccacggCCCACGCCTGACAGGGGTGCTccctggggcctggggctggggctgtggcCTGACGCTCCCTGCCCCATTTCAGGGCACCGCAGTATCAAGAAGGTCTCCATCCAGAACGTCTGTCCCGAGGATCTGGCTGTGTCCTTGTCCACCCAGCCCAGGCGGCCTgcggggtgggagtgggggacgGGGAGGGTGTGGTGGAGCCTGCAGACACCCGTGTCCCCTCCTTGACATGGACCCTCAGCTGGACTTCTCCCTGCTGAACCCCAACGGCCCCTTCGTCCTGCTGAACCACTCCAGCCTGCTACGCGCGGGTGAGACCCAGGTCCTGGTGCTGTCCTTCTCTCCCCACGAGAGCATCCTGGTGAGTCCCAGGCCCACCCCGGCCACACTGCGGCCCAAGGCTCCCCACACCGCAGGACAAAGGTGCTGGCCGGGGCGGGCATCGCCTGTGCTCAGGCCCGGAGCTGACCACGCCTGGGTCTGTGGGCAGCCTGGCCCAGGCCCTCACGCCAGCCGGCAAGTGAGCGGAGCTGATGGAGCCCCAGCGCTGTCTCAGCTCTGGCACTGAGAACCCACTGCCCCTGAGGCAGAGCTCCCCTCGTGGCTCCAGCAGACATCTGTTCCTGACAGAGGGATGTGGTCTCTTTAGGCTCAAGAAACACTGGACATCATTACCAAGAGAGGCACGCTCACCCTCACCCTCGTGGGCACTGGCGTGGCGTCCATGATCACGTGCTCCATTGAAGGCAGCATCCTCAACATGGGCTATGTGATCGCCGGAGAGTCTGTGTCCTCAGGCTTCAAGGTGAAGCACACATGCTGGCTCCAGCCTCCCAGGAGGGTTTCCACCAGGCAGGACTCAGGCCAGCTGTGAAAGTGACCCGTGGGTCGGGGAGCCTGTGGGGACACAGGTAGCCCCCTCTACACAGCTGCCACCTCTGCCGCCCTCTCCTGCAGGACCCGGGCCTCTTTCTGGGGAGGCTACAGATGTCCCCTGGTCACCCCACCTCCCTGTCCTCCTTgtccctcctcctcagcccctGCACAGAGCTCCCCCAACCACCCCCTGCCCTGCTGCTTGAACTCACTCCTTTGGAGCTCAACTCAGCCACCCGGGGGCGAGGGTTTGCGGCCCTCTGGGCGAGCCGCACTGCCCCGTGTGCCCTCATGCCTTTGCACCAGCATGTGCCCATGAGCGAGACTCAGGTGCCCTGGAGGACAGGTGGCACCCCAGAGCTGTCCACGCGCCCCAGGCAGGGAAGCCAAGCCCCGGCCTGGCAAAGGCTGATGAGAGGCTGGAAGAAGGGACGTTGGCACACAGCTCAGTAAACCGCCACGTGTGCCAGCGTCGTCAGGCCACCGGGGTCCCCACCTGGGTGTGGCCTCATAGCAGCAGCCAAGTCCTGGGCACTGACCATAGGAAGgaggcagccaggctggggctggcgGGCGGTGACAGCGGCCTGCTCTCTGCAGCTGCAGAACAACTCCCTGCTCCCCATCAAGTTCTCCATGCTCCTGGACAGTCTCTCCAGCGCCCGGGGCCGGGGCCAGCAGCAGCTGCCGCAGTTCCTCAGCTCTCCCTCCCAGAGGACGGAGGTGGTTGGTGAGCGGGGTGAAGGGTGGGTGGAGCGGGGGAGTGGCAGCGAGTGGAGGGGGTGGGCGGTGAGCTGGGGGGGTGGTTGGTGAGATGGGGGGGTGGTTGGTGAGATGGGGGGTGGTCGGAGAACTGGGGGGTGGGTGGTGAGCTGGAGGGTGGGCGGTTGGTGAGATGGGGGGTGGTCGGTGAGATGGGGGGGTGGTCGGTGAGATGGGGGGTGGTCGGAGAACTGGGGGGGTAGGTGGTGAGCTGGGGGGGTGGGCGGTGAGCTGGGGGGGCGGGCGGTGAGCTGGGGGGGCGGGCGGTGAGATGGGGGGTGGGCGGTGAGCTGGGGGGGTGGGCGGTGAGCTGGGGGGTGGTTGGTGAGATGGGGGTGGGCGGTGAGATGGGGGGGTGGGTGGTGAGATGGGGGGTGGTTGGTGAGCTGGGGGTGGGCGGTGAGCTGGGGGGGTGGGTGGTGAGATGGGGGGCACTTGGATCCATGGGGGTTCGGGGGGTGCAAGGCCATGGGGGGCACCCAGCAGGACAGGGGCTCTGTGGGGGGTGGGCAGGGTGCAAAGCTCTATGGAGCAGGGCTTGGAGGGCAAACAGTGATTGCAGGTGGGGAAGGCCAAACTGCACCCCACGCTACCCGCAGGGACGCAGAATCTCAACGGCCAGAGCGTGTTCAGCGTGGCCCCTGTCAAGGGCGTCATGGATCCCGGGAAGACGCAGGACTTCACTGTCACCTTCAGCCCCGACCACGAGAGCCTCTACTTCTCCGACCGGCTCCAGGTGGTGCTCTTTGAAAAGGTGCGGCTCTGGCTCTGCAAGTTCAGCTGGGCCCGGCCCTGGCCCCAACCAGAGCCTTGCCTTTCGCTGCACTGCCCCACTTTGGAGACCCGGAGGGTACCATGGCTGGGGGACTCAGCACCACACTGAGGGTCATGGGTCGAGAGACCAGAGTCCAGGGCCCCACGGGGCCCCCAGGCcgtccctgcctccttccctgagCCAGCCCAGCTCTCACCAGCAGGGCCCCTGCTGCGGAGCTTTGGGGACAAGGCCACTCCACTTCTTGTCCCCAGAAAATCTCCCACCAGATCCTGCTGAAAGGGGCCGCCCGTGAGCACATGATGTTCGTGGAGGGCGGGGACCCCCTGGACGTGCCTGTGGAGTCTCTGACGGTGATCCCCGTATTTGACCCCAAGCACAGAGAGGGTGAGCCCCTCCCCGGGGAGGGAACAGACACGGGGCCTCCTGGTGCCCCTACCCTGTGGACGGGGGCCCTGAGACCCAGCAGAGTGGGGCAGGGATTCCCAGTCTTCTACCCCTGAGCCTGGCAGGAGAGCCACTGCTAACCAGAGTTCAGGAGTCCCGCTGCAGCCCCACCCCATGCCTCAGCCTGACCCTGAGCAGCTCCCCTGGCCACACCCCTCCAGCCAGCTCCCGGCCAGGCCCTCCCTCTCCAGAGGCCGAGGAGCTGAGGCCCATCCTGGTGGCCCTGGACTACATCCAGTTCGACACAGACATGCCAGCCCCACCTGCCACCCGAGAGCTGCAGGTGGGCTGTATCCGGACCACCCAACCATCTCCAAAGAAGGTGCCCACAGCATTGCCCCTGGGGACATTAGGCAgccccctctgcctcccctgcccTGGGCAGCCCCCCTCCTGGCCTTGCCCCTCACTGGGATTGTCCCCACAGCCGGGCTTGTCTGGGACTTCCTGTGGCAGGTGTGGGGTGGGCAGCCTGCTGGTCAGAGCTGGGAGGGTGAGTGGAGCTGGGCACCCTCAGCTCTAGTCCCACTGCTGCTGGGAGCGGTGCCTGGTCGCCAGCCTACAGGAGCCCCATACCCCACAGACCGTTGAGTTCAGCCTGGACAGTGTCACATCCCTGCAGCACAAGGGTTTCTCCATTGAGCCCTCCCGGGGCTCCGTGGAGCGCGGCCAGACGAAGACCATCACTATCTCCTGGGTGCCGCCTGCGGACTTTGATGTAGGTGCCTTCGGGTTCCAGGCCAGCGAGCCCTGGGAACGCCAAAGGCTGGGTGGGCTGTACCCCTGCCCAATCCCAGGGGAGGAGGTGGCCGCGGAGGACCCAGGGGAGTCAGGTAGGCAGGGCAGCGGGAAGACAGCACACCTCCCCCGGGTGCCCACTGGCTGAaggcctcttctcccctcccctcctgttcCAGCCAGACCACCCACTCATGGTGTCGGCCCTGCTGCAGCTAAGGGGGGATGTGAAGGAGACCTACAAGGTCATCTTTGTAGCCCAGGTGGTGACCGGCCCCTAAGCCTCTGCACAGAGCACCCTCAGGCCCTCCTGCCCACCCTCAAAGCCCTCCCCAGGCTGAGGGCCAGGCCATACTACCCTAGGGCCTGGGACCTGGCCATCTTCTGCCAGGCAGATTTCAATAGGCCACCCTCCACATGGTGCCACGGCCACTTCCTGCTGCCCTGGACCCAGCAAGCCCAGGTACATCCAAGAGCGCCCACTCTTGAGATCCCAGACTCAGAACCAGCGAGAAGGCCAGGCCAGCCCACAGCCGTCCTAGCCAGAGCCCCTCAGAGCCCCCAGGAGAGCCCCCCACAGCCTGTCAATAAACTTTTTGTAGGCCAACACTTGCAGCCtgcagtgtgggtgacagagcactgAATGAGAAGTGGGGATAgagccctggggatgcagccccTCCCCTCACAGCCATGAAACCCGCTTTGCCTGGCAAGGGCCTCCTGGAGCGGGGCCATCCTGCAGGACACCTGTGGGGAGGCCACCCTGACGCAAATTCGAGGAGGGCCCCCAAGCCTGGTGCCCTGAGCAGCAGGCAGGCAGTCCAGAGGGCCGGGGTGCAGCCGGAGCTGAGGCTGACCCAGAGCCGAGAGGCCATGGgcggtggggagggcagggctccAAAGCCCAGGGCAGGCCCCGGGAACCTCCAGACTTTTCCCAACTCCCAGGACCCCAGATGACCCCAAGCAAAGGTGAGCAGATGGCGGGAACCTGGCCTACTTATGCCCTCCCCTCCGCCCAGCAGGGGCCAGGTGAGGCCCAGCTCCTGCACTTAAGTCTCTACTTTTAATCTGAGAGAAGTCTGGGCTCGGCTTTCTGGGCTCTGACCCACCCTTCAACAGAGAAGACCCCTCACAGCCCGTGAGATGCTCCTGGAGCTCAGAGTGGTGCCTCCACCCCAACCCTGCCCTCTGGAGTCTGGCTTGTTGGACACTGTCCCCACAGAGCCCACCCAGCCTGGCCCTCCTGTCACAGTGCAGCACAGCCACTGTGCCACACCAACCAGCAGCCACCAGGAGAGCGTATGCAGCCTTCCCTGGCCTGGCAGGGGGGAGCAGGTGGTGCTTCGGGGAGCTTTCCTGGGCATAGGCCTCAGGGACGCTGGTCTTGAGCTGCCTGCCCTCACCCCCAGCCCCCCAGGGCCCACAGTGCCTAGGAACTTGCCATTGCCCCAAACTTCAAGCCAGTGACATTGACCCTGCAGTGGCATTTTGCAGGATTTCTGTCCAATGCGTCCCTTGCTGCCCTTCCTGGGGCTGACCCGCCATGGCTCAAGGTTGCGCCACACCAGATGGGAGGGGAAGGCAGGTTCCACCAGGTTCAAGCCGGCCCCAGCCGCAGGAGGAGGTGCTCCTGGAGGGCACTGTTTCCTGAGGAGGCCCCTGTCTTCTAAACTCGGACCCGACTCTCCTGCTGGCAGGCCCCTGGTACTGAGTGGTGAGGCCTGCCCAGGTCCTGTGTGGGGGCCGCACCCTCACCTTCCGGAACTTGGGGCTGTGGTCTCAGGCCATGCGGTGCACATGCACTCCCATTCCCACTCCCGTGCTGGGCCTCCACAACCAGCGCGGTCAACGTGGCGGGAAGAATGGCCAGAGGCCCGGAGAGCTGGGCAGGCAGGAAGGGCCCTTGAGGACCATGGCACAGGccctgggaggtgaaaggcaaCTTCAGGCAGAGCCCGAAAATGGAAGGAGTGATGCAGTGAAGGGGCAGGTATGGGCAGAAGAGCCACGCAGAGGAGGCCCTGCCCTCCAGGGTCACTGCACTTGTAGGGGTGGGGCACACTGAGCAGCGCCCACATGTGGAACAGTTCTGAGCAAGGGGTGTGTGCTCCTCCTGCAGTAAGATGGACCCTGCCCTTTGCTGTGTGACCACCTCCCTTAGCCTGACCGCCCGGCGGACGGTGTGCTGCTGGTCGCACGGGGAGCAGAGAGCCGCAAGAGCCTAACAGGGCCCCTGGCCTGGTGCCAGAGGGATAAGGGTCAGGGGTCCCCCTGGAAGAAATGGCCCCCGCCTGCCCCTGCACGGGGAGCAGCGGACATTGCAGGCTGAGGAAAGGGTGCTGGGCTCCCTGTGGCCCTCAGGAATGGAGGCCGCATTCCCCAGGTGGGGCATGGCCCCCAAGGCCAAGTGCTTTGGAAAAGTGGTCTGCACCCAGAGCCTCAAGGGCCCAGAGCCAGGGCCAGGCTCCAGCCCCCTGGGCCAGCCCCCAGGCAGCGCCTGCAGCTCAGGTCCACAATCAGTGTGCAAACACCACGTTCGGGACGCCCAGCATCTTGGTGGCGTGACCCTCCAGTTCACCCGGAGCCTGCCTGCAAGACTGGACCCGAGGGACCACACCCAAGGCAGCCACGACTTTCCAGGCCAGCTCCCGAGGGTTCCCGGGCCACGCCCAGATCAGCGCCAGAGCAGGCCACACTCGGCCGGCCGGGGTGAAGGCTCCATGCCCGGGCTGAGGGCGAGACCCACCATCGCCTCGCGACTCTGGGCCAGGTGGAGCTGCGAAGCAGGGCTTGGTGCGGACAAACCCTCTGAATACGTAGGGCTTGGCCCAGTGGGAGGGGATTGCGTTGAGCGGTGTCTGGTGGGCGCGGCTTATGGCGGGCGTGGAGCCAGTGGGTGGGGTTTGCATTGAGCAGAGGTCCAGCGAGTGGGGGCGTCTCGTGGGCGAGGCCTCCTGTGGGCGGGGCCTGCGGCGAAAGAGGCTTGCTCCGGGCGGGGACCTGCGGGTGGGGTTTACGCTGCGTGGAGCGTCCTGTGGGCGTGTGCCCCTGTGGGCGGGGCCTGCGAGGAACGGGGCTTGCACTGGGCGGTGCCCGGCGGGCGGGGTTTACCCTGTGTGGGGCGTCCAGTAGGCGTGTGCGCCTGTGGGAGGGGCCTGCGGCGAGCGAGGCCTGGTGGGCGGGGTTTACGCTGAGCGGGCGTTCTGTGGGCGTGTCATGTGGTGGGTGTGTCCTGTGGTGGGCGGGGCTCCATAAAGCCGCGCCGCCAGGCTCTGCTCCAACCTCCGCAGAGCATGGGCCGGGGGTCGCTGGCCGCCCGCGGGCTCCGGCTGCTGCTGCCGCTCTTGCCGCTGCCGCAGGTGGGTCGGGCCGCGTTCTCGGTTTGGCCACCGCGGGGCGGGTCCGTGCTCGGACCACGCCCCTCCCGGGCTCACCCCTGTCCCCACAGGTGGCGTTGGGCTTCGCGGACGGCAGCTGCGACCCCTCGGACCAGTAAGTCAGGGGGGAGGGAGCCGGGGCCTGGCCCCGCCCTGTGGGGAGGTGCGGGCGGTGAGGTCGGCCGGCCCATGCCCCGCCTGCTCCAGGTGCCGCCGTCCCCGCAGGTGTCTGCCCCAGGCCCGCTGGAGCAGCCTGTGGCACGTGGGGTAAGTGGAGCCCGCGGCGGAGCCGTGCGTCCGACGGTTCTGGGGCGGGGGTCACCGGGGCCAGACCTGCCCGGCCCTAACCTCACCGGGCCGCCTCCGCTGTCACCCAGTCCCGGTCGCTGGCGGGAAGTGACCTCGAGCAAGCAGGaccttccctcccacccctcccacctGGCCTCCGCGGGAAGCCCCTACGATCCCGCTCAGCAGCGGGGCAGTCGCTGAGGACAGCGAGTCCTGGGAGTGAGCCCAAGGCCACCCCTGGCCAGCCCAGGAGAGACAGCCAGGGCAGGCCCAGCAGCTGGAGGCCAGGCTTTGGCCACGGCAGTCTCCAACGTGCAGAGGCATTGTCTGCTTTTTATCCTGTTAACCTGTCTTCGGTGGTTGTGCCACGACATTCCCCAGGGTGCAGGTGCCCGGTGGCCGAGGGTCAAGTCCAGTGGGAAGGCCTTGCTCTTCTAGGCTCATCCTGCTGGCGGTCCTCCTGTTGCTGCTGTGCGGGGTCACAGCCGGCTGTGTCCGGTTCTGCTGCCTCCGGAAGCAGGCGCAGGCCCAGCCACATCTGCCACCAGCACGGCAGCCCTGCGACCTGGCGGTCATCCCTATGGACAGCGACAGCCCTGTACACAGCACTGTGACCTGTGAGTGCCTAGGGGCCCTCGAGTTGGGGGTGGAGATGGCGGGGGTAAATGCCAAGCCCGCCTCCACGAACCCACTCTGGTTTGCTGCAGCCTACAGCTCCGTGCAGTACCCACTGGGCATGCAGTTACCCGTACCCTTTGGGGAGCTGGACCTGGACTCCATGGCTCCTCCTGCCTACAGTCTGTACGCCCCGGAGCCTCCACCCTCCTATGATGAAGCTGTCAAGATGGCCAAGCCCAAAGAGGAAGGGCCAGCACTCTCCCAGAAACCCAGTCCTCTCCTTAGGGCCTCAGGCCTAGAGACCACTCCAATGCCCCAGGAGTCGGGGCCCAATACCCAACTACCACCTTGTAGCCCTGGTGCCCCTTGAAGGAGGTAGGACAATGGACCAGAGCTTCGAGAACTAGCACTTGGAGCCAAGggcccccagcccaccccaccaTCCCACACATTGCTGTGGCCCCAGCCTTGGTGTCATTTTACACCAGCCCCATGGCGTCACCCCCTAGGCAGGCTGCTGCTTTCAGCCTCAGCCCCTGGCCCAGTCCCAGCAGGCCCTCAGCCTGGAAGAGGCCCCTTGGGCCTGAGCCTCAGGTGGGAGCTCAGGGCCAGCTGTGACGTCTGCATCTTATTGGAGAGAGAATAAAGTTTGTATTTAAGTGATCTCTGCCTATGTGGGAAGGACTCTGGGACTCCAGGGCTATGGGAGGAACCCTCGGGCAGCCAACCCCCAGTGCAAGCAGGCAGGGCGAGCGCATGGTCCCTGGCCTGTACCCCGTCCAGGCTTCAGGCTGGCATTCCTAGCCCTGAGCTGGGCAATGGGTGGTGTCAGGTGTCCTGGCAGAAATGACTGGGGTTGTGTTTCTGTGGCTGGGCCAGGAAAACTCTTTTCCTTCTCCAGCCCCATGCCTTTGCCCGTTGCCCCCCAACCCTGGCTGGGACAGTGAGGCACACGCAAGTCAGGCTAGAACATTTATTTTGCACAGAGCTGGGGGAGTAGGTGGCAGGGGGCAGTGGCAGTGGCCTTCCCGGGCAGGCCTCCCATGACTGTAGCAGCTGCGCCCTACTGGATCAGCTTGAAGGACTCCCCGGTCATCATGGCCACAAACTCTGGGGACAGAGGGGCAGGTCAGCAACTTGCCCTGGCCCAGCCACTGGCTCCCAGGGCTCCAGCCCACTCACCCTCATAGTCGATGGTCCCGTCCCCGTCCTTGTCAGCCTCCTTCATCATCTGCTCCGCCTCCACCTCGTTGAGGGGCTCCCCTGCATTCATGAGCACGTACCTGTGGGGCCTGGCGCTGAGCCACTCCATCAGCCCTGCCCGTGCCCGCCCACCGCCTGCCCCCCGCCCGGGCCCTACTTGAGTGTGTTCCAATCAATGTAGCCCTTGCCCTCTTTGTCGAAGACGCGGAATGCCGCCCTCAGCTCGCTCTCCTGGTTCTGGGCCTTCTCATGGTAAACTCCCATTAGTGCCAGGAAACCATCGCAGTTGAAGAACCCTTTGTCTGCAAGGAGCACAGCTGGGGCGCAAGGGACAGGGGGCACAGCACTCCCCATGGGCTCTGCCTCTTCCCCCATAGGCACCGAGACCTGACCCAGGGCCGCTCCCCGAGGCTACCCACCCCACTCCAGCCACAAGCTCACTGTCTCTGTCCACGTCCTTGGCCATCGAGGTCAGCTCACTCTTGGTGGGGTTGATACCCAGCAGGCTCATGAGCCGCTCCAGCTCCCCCGTCTTCACCTCCCCGTTGCCCTCTTCATCAAACATCTCAAAGACTCCCTTGTACTCCTTGATCTGCTCAGCCGACAGGCGCTCTGTCTGCAGGGACACCCACACCGGCCTGACCAGGAGTCCCTTCTGCCCCTGTGTCCAGGGAAGGGTCGGAGATACCCCTGCACCCATCCCTCCGTTGGCAGCCTTTCAAGGTGAGTGGTAAGAGAGGAGgccccgccgggcgcggtggctcaagcctgtaatcccagcactttgggaggctgagacgggcggatcacgaggtcaggagatcaagaccatcctggctaacacagtgaaaccccgtctctactaaaaatacaaaaaactagccgggcgaggtggcgggcgcctgtagtcccagctactcaggaggctgaggcaggagaatggcgtaaacccgggaggcagagcttgcagtgagctgagatccggccactgcactccagccccagcggcagagcaagactctgtctcaaaaaaaaaaaaaaaaaaagagaggaggccCCCAGCGCAGAGCAGTCTTCCCGGACAAGGGGTCACACACCAGGGGTTTGCAGGGCCAGCAGGGCTCTGCCAGGCAGCTCACAGGGGCAAAGGCCAGACAGGCAGGGGCCAGCATTCGAGGGAAGAGCGGGAGCTGCAGGGCCAGGCGGGCCAGGCTGCAGTCCTGGAGTCTGGCAATGGACACTAGGTGAGACAGGTAAAGGAAGCTGAGAGCAGGGTGGGGAGGttcccagccctggcctgggCTTCCAGCCCAGGATTGGGATACAGCCCAGGAAGCGGAGTCCTAGGCTCCAGCCTGTGTGGCATTCTGGAGGGAGAGTCCAGCACCGGGCCACACCTGCCTGCCACCACTGCTGCTGCCCATCTGGGAGCCAGCTTCCAGAAAGGGCTGCTCCACCCTGGCCCCGGAACAAGGGCTGTGTTGGTGGCAGCAGGGCTTGGTCacttcttccacctcagcctcttcctGCCCAGGCTCCCTGGTAGGTCCTCACACCTCCAGATTCCAGCTCAACCTACCCAACCAGCCCGCTAGAGACTCCATCGGGCACAGGGAGCAGCCTTACCATGTCGGTGGTTATCTGACAGGATTCTGCAGGGTGGTGGCACCAGGGCTGCTGTGGGCAGAACGCTGGGGCAGTGGTGGCAGCTGAGTTTTAGCTGGGCCTGGCTGCCTGGGGTCCCCAGGGTCCAGATTCCAAGAGCCTTTTATGGGTGGGAAATCCTGCTGGCCCTATTTTGGGACAGGCTCTCAGCCTTATCCACAGGGCCCCTTCCCGGCCCGCTTTGGCCTGGGCTTCCCCCGACCCTGAAGATGGGCACCGAAGGCCGAGTGCAGGGGCCAGGAAAGGGCTGAGACGTGGCGGGGCCCTCAGGAAAGGGCTGAGACGTGGCGGGGCCCTCAGGAAAGGGCTGAGACGTGGCGGGGCCCTCAGGAAAGGGCTGAGACGTGGCGGGGCCCTCAGGAAAGGGCTGAGACGTGGCGGGACCCTCAGGAAAGGGCTGAGATGTGGCGGGACCCTCACACACACTGTTCCCCTTGCTGTTCCCTCTTCACCGGACCAAGCTCTGAGTCTACCTTTCCAGAGGTGCGGCCCTCCAGCAGGTCTTCACGGGACCCTGGTCCCATGCTGTCATCACTTACCAGTGAGATTTCTTGTTGAAGGCCCATCCTGGCCAGCTGGTGCCCAGTGGCTCAGAGACTGGCCACCCTCCCATCCTGGTGGACTCAACATGGGCCCTGTGCCAGTATGTCACAAACTCTCCGGACAGgttgaataaacaaatgcatTAGGCACCTCTTGACCACCTTGTACAGGAGGGGCTGAGGGTCCACCATTCAGGGAGAAGACAGCAAGACATGGGCTGGGGGTGAAGGGGGAAAGGGGGCAAGACAGACagggcctgggggctgggctgcccaCTGGAAGTCGGGCACAGTTGGGGGCTATTTTGGGGTTTCTCAAGGAAACCTGACCTCTCTTCCACTCAGAACAGCAAAGCTGGCTCCCGAGGGGgcctggtgcccaggctggt
This region of Macaca fascicularis isolate 582-1 chromosome 1, T2T-MFA8v1.1 genomic DNA includes:
- the CFAP74 gene encoding cilia- and flagella-associated protein 74 isoform X6; this encodes METGSSPRGHDNSNTPVAEPERLTTAIPSSEEQTEITLGEITEGEIGPFSSIKVPIIFTPVVPGNVQARFKVMFKNPQCPMLHFRVMGVAIDVPVWVPKPSVDLKICMYDRLYQDSVLVHTRSKAALRLKFEVCKELRAHLELLPETGYIQAQSSYSVQLKFLPRHSLPEDAGRYFDKETRVLEAPMTIWVADQNKPVEFTVHAIVTTSDLELSPSEVDFGYCTIYEAIRTEIRLHNHSLLPQEFGFVKLPKFVDVQPNDGFGTILPLETLQFEVIFQPTKAEEHSFKLTCKSEINRCFKLSCRAVGVHPPLELSHYQIKFAATALYDTSVATVYVINSHLSMSSRTHSKPRTGSEDTSPVGPTSFEFLLPPDSPITISPSVGTVWPGKRCLVQVAFRPVLPEKLIRQEALPLLNKEMETKSFRKDMASQKKDIHRLSFSALRMQNRDKLFKVSVPHVLELRKRELNPSSDEYQAARATLVRAFQAKFDTFVVPCVVASGDIKDRKGPEPPSFSPHNTLYLELWCPTVAPSVVVTSHKGKTIFNFGDVAVGHRSIKKVSIQNVCPEDLALDFSLLNPNGPFVLLNHSSLLRAGETQVLVLSFSPHESILAQETLDIITKRGTLTLTLVGTGVASMITCSIEGSILNMGYVIAGESVSSGFKLQNNSLLPIKFSMLLDSLSSARGRGQQQLPQFLSSPSQRTEVVGTQNLNGQSVFSVAPVKGVMDPGKTQDFTVTFSPDHESLYFSDRLQVVLFEKKISHQILLKGAAREHMMFVEGGDPLDVPVESLTVIPVFDPKHREASSRPGPPSPEAEELRPILVALDYIQFDTDMPAPPATRELQVGCIRTTQPSPKKTVEFSLDSVTSLQHKGFSIEPSRGSVERGQTKTITISWVPPADFDPDHPLMVSALLQLRGDVKETYKVIFVAQVVTGP
- the TMEM52 gene encoding transmembrane protein 52 isoform X2, encoding MGRGSLAARGLRLLLPLLPLPQVALGFADGSCDPSDQLILLAVLLLLLCGVTAGCVRFCCLRKQAQAQPHLPPARQPCDLAVIPMDSDSPVHSTVTSYSSVQYPLGMQLPVPFGELDLDSMAPPAYSLYAPEPPPSYDEAVKMAKPKEEGPALSQKPSPLLRASGLETTPMPQESGPNTQLPPCSPGAP
- the TMEM52 gene encoding transmembrane protein 52 isoform X1; its protein translation is MGRGSLAARGLRLLLPLLPLPQVALGFADGSCDPSDQCLPQARWSSLWHVGLILLAVLLLLLCGVTAGCVRFCCLRKQAQAQPHLPPARQPCDLAVIPMDSDSPVHSTVTSYSSVQYPLGMQLPVPFGELDLDSMAPPAYSLYAPEPPPSYDEAVKMAKPKEEGPALSQKPSPLLRASGLETTPMPQESGPNTQLPPCSPGAP